From the genome of Lineus longissimus chromosome 8, tnLinLong1.2, whole genome shotgun sequence, one region includes:
- the LOC135491950 gene encoding MAP kinase-activating death domain protein-like isoform X9: MDQKKYFCPRLLDYVIIVGSRHPNRNNSVAQTPELLRRYPIEDHKDFPLPADVVFFCQPEGCISVGPKRMSLRESTSFVFSLTEKDSARVRYGICMNFYRPFERKAHTRSGDGESLDNQKSRSPRTRHHKATSRVRNNTLTSLCIISHHPFFSTIRECLFTLRKLIDACNERSCSKRIGGSRALSRDTVWGAMTCHGTSENTPSLVLHEVREIETWILRLLSAPVPVPGKTRVELNVLPSEIQPTLVFALPDHTRLSLVDFPLHLPLELLGVDTCLKVLTCIILEHKIVLQSRDYNALTMSVMAFVSMLYPLEYMFPVIPLLPTCMSSAEQLLLAPTPYIIGVPASFLMYKNQFRLPNDVCLVDLDANKITVPSGADELPPLPEPEGTVLKNHLRQALASMSMSPQPIKNLDAVAQNPDMWKRRDSFSSHTGFNPLIYGNDVDSVDVATRVAMVRFFNSPNILGNFCEHTRTLRLYPRPVVAFQFFSFMKSRPVKTLFTARLARTQAVEYFAEYVLCPYNVVFLRVHTGVFDPALIGDKPRWYSNGLQKIEFNVYDAENSSLGAALTSSMQAPNSDEYPTDESGSDSDGAESTSSSYSSLSDFVTDIMNSDINGDTPAIYPEDQVLSVDQTTLFTPPSKLQVPDTPVTNSDSAFSLPESDLSSDESSSPSYTKGDADPDPDMDDKDALHFRYDSGSEVMPLDAEGNPLREPGEPISRPTGPSTAPVPVNKPPNPAVQQQMPPRQSSTGKAPRSPVPPPRPPLPSQQSLQKYQSMDRDSPPLEGGGIKRAGQPAPLQGVPARPSQSTPNTPMPGRHPGVVDTKSASHLQVNHTPSAASQPTTPTRKTGNFRIPQESDSDRGTTPSSIMSSISNGMDGIAQQASNTISELFGAPPPPQPPVAQPAPKPAKPFAPLGNRKALVEKSGLVKHATSKKGVQRQSSTDSRTSTHSENQQFLKDIVSSVLDGSGVGWLKLNKLKKLMEDENYRNFVVSRLNTSLDRKLTDEDVHVEDVCVSKQVFKGMLTVLRALVAGLYHTYRNHGIGGMASTFMIMEIAHTHYWARELSSNKSDSSSLSQGSSPFGSQESLASKARDHSLPEEAMITLGRFVPGWRSNSLFSTTSLFDQPPSPNAQEPEPGSPVVFNGDEFENIELKPKGKVSLGDIRDVDNNRQDLSETQRNLDNLNINKAEVSEGGDILRDLVKNKDLMKGRHGGLPKFSSMDSEMSEASTLMSTGSEVDGTERKKTRINHHTIKQSDASDAETETPGLFNLKGRRRSNSVWSSKSSFSTGFRYHEGKLINIGSLPSPDNVGRTYLFEGLLGKERCPLWDHVQFWEDAFLDAVAQERDIIGLDQGPAEMMERYVSLGDGEKKRLEHDEDRLLSIILYNMVGFMTMMQVEKNEVKKKIRRMLGKSHIGLIYSQDVNDLLDHVANLYGNDIDLKPMGSRMMQKQSFTVHWGTDNTGDMLFMEVCDDCIILRSVTGAICDRWWYEKLVNMTYCPKTKVLCLWRRHSGQTQLNKFYTKKCRELYYCVKEAMEKAATRNNGKIPGPELGGEFPVQDLKSGQGGLLQVCMEGIGLLFANSKFFVDLSRIKKCYTQKGAVFVLEEFDPKTRKVILRKYKSNMANQICYAVLCVFSYVAAGIDNQKQGEAQHGGIDNLKHQLGVMDNQKQQLVIDNNNRDTS; encoded by the exons ATGgatcaaaagaaatatttctgtCCAAGACTTTTGGATTACGTCATCATCGTCGGGTCACGACATCCAAACCGTAATAATTCTGTCGCACAGACACCCGAGTTATTGCGTCGTTATCCTATAGAGGATCATAAAGACTTTCCGTTACCGGCAGATGTGGTGTTTTTCTGTCAACCCGAAGGATGCATCAGTGTGGGACCAAAACGTATGAGTCTACGGGAATCGACGTCATTCGTCTTCTCCTTAACAGAAAAGGACAGCGCACGAGTGCGATATGGAATATGCATGAATTTCTATCGACCATTTGAACGTAAAGCTCACACACGCAGTGGGGATGGCGAATCTTTAGATAATCAGAAATCACGATCGCCGCGGACTCGACACCACAAGGCGACTAGCCGTGTACGCAATAACACATTGACATCATTATGTATCATAAGTCATCATCCTTTCTTTTCTACCATTCGTGAGTGTTTGTTTACACTTCGGAAGCTGATCGATGCATGCAATGAGCGCTCGTGCAGCAAGAGAATTGGTGGCTCAAGAGCATTATCCAG GGATACTGTATGGGGAGCCATGACATGTCACGGAACGTCAGAAAACACACCTAGTTTAGTGTTACACGAAGTGCGTGAGATTGAGACGTGGATACTGAGACTGCTGAGTGCCCCTGTCCCAGTGCCAGGCAAGACACGTGTCGAG TTGAATGTGTTGCCTTCGGAGATCCAGCCAACGCTAGTGTTTGCCCTTCCGGACCACACGCGCTTATCCCTGGTCGACTTCCCACTTCATCTGCCCTTAGAACTTCTCGGTGTTGACACGTGTCTGAAGGTGTTGACATGCATTATCCTCGAACATAAG ATTGTTCTCCAGTCTCGAGATTACAACGCCCTGACGATGAGTGTGATGGCGTTTGTGTCGATGCTTTACCCCCTTGAATACATGTTTCCAGTCATCCCTCTCTTACCCACATGCATGAGCTCAGCAGAACAG CTGCTGCTCGCACCGACACCCTATATCATTGGGGTGCCTGCATCCTTCCTCATGTACAAAAATCAATTCCGTCTCCCAAATGATGTGTGTCTAGTTGACCTTGATGCCAATAAG ATAACAGTGCCTTCAGGAGCTGATGAGCTGCCTCCCCTACCAGAACCAGAGGGCACAGTCCTCAAGAACCATCTCAGACAG GCCTTAGCCAGCATGAGCATGAGTCCTCAGCCAATCAAGAACTTGGATGCAGTCGCCCAGAACCCAGACATGTGGAAGCGGCGTGACAGTTTCTCCTCCCATACGGGGTTCAACCCTCTCATCTATGGTAATGATGTGGATTCAGTTGACGTGGCAACCAGGGTTGCTATG GTGCGATTTTTCAACTCGCCGAATATCCTTGGTAACTTCTGTGAGCATACGCGGACGTTGCGGCTGTATCCCAGACCTGTTGTAGCATTCCAGTTCTTTAGCTTCATGAAGTCTCGGCCAGTCAAAACACTGTTCACGGCGAGGTTAGCAAGAACTCAG gCCGTAGAATACTTTGCAGAGTATGTTCTCTGCCCCTACAACGTGGTGTTCCTGCGGGTTCACACCGGGGTGTTTGACCCGGCGCTCATCGGAGACAAGCCGAGATGGTATAGCAATGGCTTACAGAAGATCGAGTTCAACGTGTATGATGCTGAGAACTCATCGCTGGGAGCCGCACTGACCAGCAGCATGCAGGCACCTAACAGTGATGAGTACCCTACGG ATGAGAGCGGTAGTGATAGTGATGGTGCTGAAAGTACGAGTTCTTCCTATTCTAGTCTGAGTGACTTCGTGACGGACATCATGAACAGTGATATCAACGGAGATACACCAG CAATTTACCCAGAGGACCAGGTGCTCTCCGTGGACCAGACGACATTGTTTACACCTCCCAGCAAGCTCCAGGTGCCAGATACCCCCGTCACAAACAGTGACTCAGCATTCTCACTGCCAGAGAGTGACCTGAGCTCTGATGAGTCATCTAGTCCTTCATATACCAAGGGGGATGCTGATCCTGATCCTGACATGGATGATAAG GATGCTCTGCACTTCCGGTACGATTCTGGTAGTGAGGTGATGCCACTGGATGCTGAGGGCAACCCATTGAGAGAGCCTGGGGAACCAATCTCACGCCCCACTGGACCATCCACTGCACCAGTACCAGTTAACAA GCCTCCGAACCCAGCTGTGCAGCAACAGATGCCACCTCGGCAGTCAAGCACTGGCAAGGCCCCCAGGTCACCGGTGCCTCCCCCTAGGCCCCCTCTACCATCACAACAATCACTACAGAAGTACCAGTCTATGGACCGCGACAGCCCACCACTGGAGGGGGGTGGCATCAAACGAGCAGGGCAGCCAGCACCTCTTCAAGGAGTCCCGGCCAGGCCGAGCCAGTCTACGCCTAATACACCAATGCCTGGTCGACACCCCGGAGTTGTAGATACAAAGAGTGCCTCCCATCTGCAAGTGAACCATACACCATCTGCGGCATCACAACCGACCACCCCTACCAGGAAGACAGGCAACTTTAGG ATCCCGCAAGAGTCCGACTCTGACCGGGGCACCACGCCATCTTCCATCATGTCGTCCATCAGCAATGGCATGGACGGCATCGCCCAGCAGGCCAGTAACACGATATCAGAGTTATTTGGGG CCCCTCCACCCCCTCAGCCACCAGTCGCACAGCCTGCCCCCAAGCCAGCTAAGCCCTTTGCTCCCCTCGGTAATAGAAAGGCGCTGGTGGAGAAGTCGGGCCTTGTCAAGCATGCCACAAGCAAGAAAGGTGTGCAGAGACAGTCATCAACGGACTCAAGGACAAGTACACATAG TGAGAACCAGCAATTCTTGAAAGACATCGTGTCGAGCGTTCTCGATGGGTCCGGAGTCGGCTGGCTGAAGCTGAACAAACTCAAGAAACTCATGGAGGATGAAAACTATCGTAACTTTGTCGTCAGCCGCCTGAATACATCGCTCGATAGAAAGCTGACAGATGAAGACGTTCATGTGGAGGATGTG TGTGTCTCTAAACAAGTGTTCAAGGGCATGTTGACGGTGCTGAGAGCCCTCGTAGCTGGCCTCTACCACACGTACAGAAACCATGGCATTGGTGGTATGGCGAGCACATTCATGATCATGGAGATAGCACACACACATTACTGGGCAAGGGAACTCAGTAGTAATAAGAGTGATAGTAGTAGCTTGTCACAG GGTAGTTCACCGTTCGGCAGTCAGGAGAGCTTGGCATCCAAGGCTCGAGACCACAGTCTCCCAGAAGAAGCCATGATCACTCTCG GTCGTTTTGTTCCCGGGTGGCGGTCCAATTCCCTCTTTTCCACCACCTCATTATTTGATCAGCCCCCCTCACCGAATGCCCAAGAACCAGAACCAG GGTCTCCCGTGGTGTTCAATGGCGATGAATTTGAGAATATCGAGTTAAAGCCAAAGGGAAAAGTGAGTCTCGGTGATATCAGGGATGTGGACAATAACCGACAGGACTTGTCAGAAACGCAACGCAATCTCGACAACTTGAACATTAATAAAGCAGAGGTGTCGGAAGGTGGCGACATTTTACGGGACTTAGTGAAAAATAAAGACTTGATGAAAGGGCGACATGGTGGTTTGCCAAAGTTCAGTAGCATGGACTCGGAGATGTCTGAAGCGAGTACTTTGATGAGTACTGGGTCCGAGGTTGATGGAACAGAACGGAAGAAGACACGGATCAATCATCACACGATAAAGCAAAGTGACGCGTCAGATGCTGAAACTGAGACACCTGGG CTTTTTAACCTGAAAGGTCGCCGGAGGTCGAACAGTGTTTGGAGCAGTAAAAGCAGCTTCAGTACCGGTTTCCGCTATCATGAGGGCAAGCTAATTAACATAGGCTCACTGCCGAGTCCAGATAACGTTGGGCGGACGTACCTCTTCGAGGGATTGTTGGGCAAGGAGCGATGCCCGCTTTGGGACCATGTGCAATTTTGGGAGGATGCGTTCTTGGATGCTGTGGCCCAGGAGCGTGACATCATCGGACTGGACCAGGGGCCGGCGGAAATGATGGAAAG GTACGTCTCCCTCGGAGATGGGGAGAAGAAACGTCTTGAACATGATGAAGACCGTCTGCTCTCCATCATCCTGTACAACATGGTCGGCTTCATGACCATGATGCAAGTGGAAAAGAACGAGGTGAAGAAGAAGATACGTCGTATGCTGGGCAAGTCGCACATCGGTTTGATCTACAGCCAGGATGTCAATGATCTCTTGGATCACGTTGCCAATCTG TATGGTAACGACATCGACCTGAAGCCAATGGGTAGTCGCATGATGCAGAAACAGTCATTTACGGTGCACTGGGGCACTGATAATACAGGAGATATGCTATTTATGGAG GTCTGTGATGATTGTATAATATTACGTAGTGTTACCGGCGCCATCTGTGATCGGTGGTGGTATGAGAAGCTTGTCAACATGACGTACTGTCCCAAGACGAAGGTGTTGTGTTTGTGGAGGAGGCATAGCGGGCAAACACAGCTCAATAAGTTCTATACAAAGAAG TGCCGTGAGCTGTACTACTGTGTGAAGGAAGCTATGGAGAAAGCAGCAACAAGAAATAATGGAAAAATACCAG GTCCCGAGTTAGGTGGCGAGTTCCCCGTACAGGACCTCAAATCAGGCCAGGGGGGCCTGTTGCAGGTGTGCATGGAAGGCATTGGACTTCTCTTTGCGAATAGCAAG
- the LOC135491950 gene encoding MAP kinase-activating death domain protein-like isoform X8 encodes MDQKKYFCPRLLDYVIIVGSRHPNRNNSVAQTPELLRRYPIEDHKDFPLPADVVFFCQPEGCISVGPKRMSLRESTSFVFSLTEKDSARVRYGICMNFYRPFERKAHTRSGDGESLDNQKSRSPRTRHHKATSRVRNNTLTSLCIISHHPFFSTIRECLFTLRKLIDACNERSCSKRIGGSRALSRDTVWGAMTCHGTSENTPSLVLHEVREIETWILRLLSAPVPVPGKTRVELNVLPSEIQPTLVFALPDHTRLSLVDFPLHLPLELLGVDTCLKVLTCIILEHKIVLQSRDYNALTMSVMAFVSMLYPLEYMFPVIPLLPTCMSSAEQLLLAPTPYIIGVPASFLMYKNQFRLPNDVCLVDLDANKNNCVDDENMVEAITVPSGADELPPLPEPEGTVLKNHLRQALASMSMSPQPIKNLDAVAQNPDMWKRRDSFSSHTGFNPLIYGNDVDSVDVATRVAMVRFFNSPNILGNFCEHTRTLRLYPRPVVAFQFFSFMKSRPVKTLFTARLARTQAVEYFAEYVLCPYNVVFLRVHTGVFDPALIGDKPRWYSNGLQKIEFNVYDAENSSLGAALTSSMQAPNSDEYPTDESGSDSDGAESTSSSYSSLSDFVTDIMNSDINGDTPAIYPEDQVLSVDQTTLFTPPSKLQVPDTPVTNSDSAFSLPESDLSSDESSSPSYTKGDADPDPDMDDKDALHFRYDSGSEVMPLDAEGNPLREPGEPISRPTGPSTAPVPVNKPPNPAVQQQMPPRQSSTGKAPRSPVPPPRPPLPSQQSLQKYQSMDRDSPPLEGGGIKRAGQPAPLQGVPARPSQSTPNTPMPGRHPGVVDTKSASHLQVNHTPSAASQPTTPTRKTGNFRIPQESDSDRGTTPSSIMSSISNGMDGIAQQASNTISELFGGSSTSTKPAPPPPQPPVAQPAPKPAKPFAPLGNRKALVEKSGLVKHATSKKGVQRQSSTDSRTSTHSENQQFLKDIVSSVLDGSGVGWLKLNKLKKLMEDENYRNFVVSRLNTSLDRKLTDEDVHVEDVCVSKQVFKGMLTVLRALVAGLYHTYRNHGIGGMASTFMIMEIAHTHYWARELSSNKSDSSSLSQGSSPFGSQESLASKARDHSLPEEAMITLGRFVPGWRSNSLFSTTSLFDQPPSPNAQEPEPGSPVVFNGDEFENIELKPKGKVSLGDIRDVDNNRQDLSETQRNLDNLNINKAEVSEGGDILRDLVKNKDLMKGRHGGLPKFSSMDSEMSEASTLMSTGSEVDGTERKKTRINHHTIKQSDASDAETETPGGHRGSLGESMLFNLKGRRRSNSVWSSKSSFSTGFRYHEGKLINIGSLPSPDNVGRTYLFEGLLGKERCPLWDHVQFWEDAFLDAVAQERDIIGLDQGPAEMMERYVSLGDGEKKRLEHDEDRLLSIILYNMVGFMTMMQVEKNEVKKKIRRMLGKSHIGLIYSQDVNDLLDHVANLYGNDIDLKPMGSRMMQKQSFTVHWGTDNTGDMLFMEVCDDCIILRSVTGAICDRWWYEKLVNMTYCPKTKVLCLWRRHSGQTQLNKFYTKKCRELYYCVKEAMEKAATRNNGKIPGPELGGEFPVQDLKSGQGGLLQVCMEGIGLLFANSKIPKLGK; translated from the exons ATGgatcaaaagaaatatttctgtCCAAGACTTTTGGATTACGTCATCATCGTCGGGTCACGACATCCAAACCGTAATAATTCTGTCGCACAGACACCCGAGTTATTGCGTCGTTATCCTATAGAGGATCATAAAGACTTTCCGTTACCGGCAGATGTGGTGTTTTTCTGTCAACCCGAAGGATGCATCAGTGTGGGACCAAAACGTATGAGTCTACGGGAATCGACGTCATTCGTCTTCTCCTTAACAGAAAAGGACAGCGCACGAGTGCGATATGGAATATGCATGAATTTCTATCGACCATTTGAACGTAAAGCTCACACACGCAGTGGGGATGGCGAATCTTTAGATAATCAGAAATCACGATCGCCGCGGACTCGACACCACAAGGCGACTAGCCGTGTACGCAATAACACATTGACATCATTATGTATCATAAGTCATCATCCTTTCTTTTCTACCATTCGTGAGTGTTTGTTTACACTTCGGAAGCTGATCGATGCATGCAATGAGCGCTCGTGCAGCAAGAGAATTGGTGGCTCAAGAGCATTATCCAG GGATACTGTATGGGGAGCCATGACATGTCACGGAACGTCAGAAAACACACCTAGTTTAGTGTTACACGAAGTGCGTGAGATTGAGACGTGGATACTGAGACTGCTGAGTGCCCCTGTCCCAGTGCCAGGCAAGACACGTGTCGAG TTGAATGTGTTGCCTTCGGAGATCCAGCCAACGCTAGTGTTTGCCCTTCCGGACCACACGCGCTTATCCCTGGTCGACTTCCCACTTCATCTGCCCTTAGAACTTCTCGGTGTTGACACGTGTCTGAAGGTGTTGACATGCATTATCCTCGAACATAAG ATTGTTCTCCAGTCTCGAGATTACAACGCCCTGACGATGAGTGTGATGGCGTTTGTGTCGATGCTTTACCCCCTTGAATACATGTTTCCAGTCATCCCTCTCTTACCCACATGCATGAGCTCAGCAGAACAG CTGCTGCTCGCACCGACACCCTATATCATTGGGGTGCCTGCATCCTTCCTCATGTACAAAAATCAATTCCGTCTCCCAAATGATGTGTGTCTAGTTGACCTTGATGCCAATAAG AACAACTGTGTTGATGATGAAAACATGGTTGAAGCG ATAACAGTGCCTTCAGGAGCTGATGAGCTGCCTCCCCTACCAGAACCAGAGGGCACAGTCCTCAAGAACCATCTCAGACAG GCCTTAGCCAGCATGAGCATGAGTCCTCAGCCAATCAAGAACTTGGATGCAGTCGCCCAGAACCCAGACATGTGGAAGCGGCGTGACAGTTTCTCCTCCCATACGGGGTTCAACCCTCTCATCTATGGTAATGATGTGGATTCAGTTGACGTGGCAACCAGGGTTGCTATG GTGCGATTTTTCAACTCGCCGAATATCCTTGGTAACTTCTGTGAGCATACGCGGACGTTGCGGCTGTATCCCAGACCTGTTGTAGCATTCCAGTTCTTTAGCTTCATGAAGTCTCGGCCAGTCAAAACACTGTTCACGGCGAGGTTAGCAAGAACTCAG gCCGTAGAATACTTTGCAGAGTATGTTCTCTGCCCCTACAACGTGGTGTTCCTGCGGGTTCACACCGGGGTGTTTGACCCGGCGCTCATCGGAGACAAGCCGAGATGGTATAGCAATGGCTTACAGAAGATCGAGTTCAACGTGTATGATGCTGAGAACTCATCGCTGGGAGCCGCACTGACCAGCAGCATGCAGGCACCTAACAGTGATGAGTACCCTACGG ATGAGAGCGGTAGTGATAGTGATGGTGCTGAAAGTACGAGTTCTTCCTATTCTAGTCTGAGTGACTTCGTGACGGACATCATGAACAGTGATATCAACGGAGATACACCAG CAATTTACCCAGAGGACCAGGTGCTCTCCGTGGACCAGACGACATTGTTTACACCTCCCAGCAAGCTCCAGGTGCCAGATACCCCCGTCACAAACAGTGACTCAGCATTCTCACTGCCAGAGAGTGACCTGAGCTCTGATGAGTCATCTAGTCCTTCATATACCAAGGGGGATGCTGATCCTGATCCTGACATGGATGATAAG GATGCTCTGCACTTCCGGTACGATTCTGGTAGTGAGGTGATGCCACTGGATGCTGAGGGCAACCCATTGAGAGAGCCTGGGGAACCAATCTCACGCCCCACTGGACCATCCACTGCACCAGTACCAGTTAACAA GCCTCCGAACCCAGCTGTGCAGCAACAGATGCCACCTCGGCAGTCAAGCACTGGCAAGGCCCCCAGGTCACCGGTGCCTCCCCCTAGGCCCCCTCTACCATCACAACAATCACTACAGAAGTACCAGTCTATGGACCGCGACAGCCCACCACTGGAGGGGGGTGGCATCAAACGAGCAGGGCAGCCAGCACCTCTTCAAGGAGTCCCGGCCAGGCCGAGCCAGTCTACGCCTAATACACCAATGCCTGGTCGACACCCCGGAGTTGTAGATACAAAGAGTGCCTCCCATCTGCAAGTGAACCATACACCATCTGCGGCATCACAACCGACCACCCCTACCAGGAAGACAGGCAACTTTAGG ATCCCGCAAGAGTCCGACTCTGACCGGGGCACCACGCCATCTTCCATCATGTCGTCCATCAGCAATGGCATGGACGGCATCGCCCAGCAGGCCAGTAACACGATATCAGAGTTATTTGGGG GCTCATCCACATCTACAAAACCAGCCCCTCCACCCCCTCAGCCACCAGTCGCACAGCCTGCCCCCAAGCCAGCTAAGCCCTTTGCTCCCCTCGGTAATAGAAAGGCGCTGGTGGAGAAGTCGGGCCTTGTCAAGCATGCCACAAGCAAGAAAGGTGTGCAGAGACAGTCATCAACGGACTCAAGGACAAGTACACATAG TGAGAACCAGCAATTCTTGAAAGACATCGTGTCGAGCGTTCTCGATGGGTCCGGAGTCGGCTGGCTGAAGCTGAACAAACTCAAGAAACTCATGGAGGATGAAAACTATCGTAACTTTGTCGTCAGCCGCCTGAATACATCGCTCGATAGAAAGCTGACAGATGAAGACGTTCATGTGGAGGATGTG TGTGTCTCTAAACAAGTGTTCAAGGGCATGTTGACGGTGCTGAGAGCCCTCGTAGCTGGCCTCTACCACACGTACAGAAACCATGGCATTGGTGGTATGGCGAGCACATTCATGATCATGGAGATAGCACACACACATTACTGGGCAAGGGAACTCAGTAGTAATAAGAGTGATAGTAGTAGCTTGTCACAG GGTAGTTCACCGTTCGGCAGTCAGGAGAGCTTGGCATCCAAGGCTCGAGACCACAGTCTCCCAGAAGAAGCCATGATCACTCTCG GTCGTTTTGTTCCCGGGTGGCGGTCCAATTCCCTCTTTTCCACCACCTCATTATTTGATCAGCCCCCCTCACCGAATGCCCAAGAACCAGAACCAG GGTCTCCCGTGGTGTTCAATGGCGATGAATTTGAGAATATCGAGTTAAAGCCAAAGGGAAAAGTGAGTCTCGGTGATATCAGGGATGTGGACAATAACCGACAGGACTTGTCAGAAACGCAACGCAATCTCGACAACTTGAACATTAATAAAGCAGAGGTGTCGGAAGGTGGCGACATTTTACGGGACTTAGTGAAAAATAAAGACTTGATGAAAGGGCGACATGGTGGTTTGCCAAAGTTCAGTAGCATGGACTCGGAGATGTCTGAAGCGAGTACTTTGATGAGTACTGGGTCCGAGGTTGATGGAACAGAACGGAAGAAGACACGGATCAATCATCACACGATAAAGCAAAGTGACGCGTCAGATGCTGAAACTGAGACACCTGGG GGTCATAGAGGTTCATTAGGAGAGAGTATG CTTTTTAACCTGAAAGGTCGCCGGAGGTCGAACAGTGTTTGGAGCAGTAAAAGCAGCTTCAGTACCGGTTTCCGCTATCATGAGGGCAAGCTAATTAACATAGGCTCACTGCCGAGTCCAGATAACGTTGGGCGGACGTACCTCTTCGAGGGATTGTTGGGCAAGGAGCGATGCCCGCTTTGGGACCATGTGCAATTTTGGGAGGATGCGTTCTTGGATGCTGTGGCCCAGGAGCGTGACATCATCGGACTGGACCAGGGGCCGGCGGAAATGATGGAAAG GTACGTCTCCCTCGGAGATGGGGAGAAGAAACGTCTTGAACATGATGAAGACCGTCTGCTCTCCATCATCCTGTACAACATGGTCGGCTTCATGACCATGATGCAAGTGGAAAAGAACGAGGTGAAGAAGAAGATACGTCGTATGCTGGGCAAGTCGCACATCGGTTTGATCTACAGCCAGGATGTCAATGATCTCTTGGATCACGTTGCCAATCTG TATGGTAACGACATCGACCTGAAGCCAATGGGTAGTCGCATGATGCAGAAACAGTCATTTACGGTGCACTGGGGCACTGATAATACAGGAGATATGCTATTTATGGAG GTCTGTGATGATTGTATAATATTACGTAGTGTTACCGGCGCCATCTGTGATCGGTGGTGGTATGAGAAGCTTGTCAACATGACGTACTGTCCCAAGACGAAGGTGTTGTGTTTGTGGAGGAGGCATAGCGGGCAAACACAGCTCAATAAGTTCTATACAAAGAAG TGCCGTGAGCTGTACTACTGTGTGAAGGAAGCTATGGAGAAAGCAGCAACAAGAAATAATGGAAAAATACCAG GTCCCGAGTTAGGTGGCGAGTTCCCCGTACAGGACCTCAAATCAGGCCAGGGGGGCCTGTTGCAGGTGTGCATGGAAGGCATTGGACTTCTCTTTGCGAATAGCAAG